A genomic window from Peptococcus niger includes:
- the wecB gene encoding non-hydrolyzing UDP-N-acetylglucosamine 2-epimerase gives MFVFGTRPEAIKMAPLIKACEASPLFSPIVVVTAQHREMLDQVLELFHITPDYDLNIMRPGQTLTDITSAVLRGLEGVIAKEKPDMVLVHGDTTTTFAGALAAYYQGAPVAHVEAGLRSGDMYAPFPEEGNRRLTAVLSTVHLAPTVNARKALIREGIPERVIYTTGNTVIDALNATLERDYTFSEGPVREALAKEGRKLLLTAHRRENLGEPMLRIFGALARLLEDFPDTQLFFPVHKNPKVREAAQKVLGGHDRVVFMEPLDYEPFVHLMNAMDLILTDSGGLQEEAPSLGKPVLVLRNTTERPEAVEAGTVRLVGTHEAPIYAAAAELLSNPAAYAEMRHAVNPYGDGAACARILSALAHHFNLGDRPEDWQ, from the coding sequence ATGTTTGTTTTCGGCACTCGCCCGGAGGCCATTAAGATGGCACCGCTGATTAAAGCGTGTGAGGCGTCGCCCTTGTTTTCGCCGATTGTGGTGGTGACGGCCCAGCACCGGGAGATGCTGGATCAAGTGTTGGAACTTTTCCATATCACGCCCGACTATGATCTGAACATTATGCGGCCGGGGCAAACGCTTACCGATATTACATCGGCTGTTTTGCGCGGCCTGGAAGGGGTTATTGCCAAGGAAAAACCGGATATGGTCCTGGTTCACGGCGATACCACGACCACCTTTGCCGGGGCCTTGGCAGCCTATTATCAAGGGGCCCCGGTGGCCCATGTGGAAGCCGGTTTGCGCAGTGGCGATATGTACGCGCCCTTTCCGGAAGAAGGCAATCGCCGGCTGACGGCGGTTTTGTCGACGGTCCACCTGGCTCCCACGGTAAATGCCCGCAAGGCACTCATTCGAGAAGGCATTCCGGAGCGGGTTATTTATACTACCGGGAATACGGTGATTGATGCCTTAAACGCCACGCTGGAAAGGGACTATACCTTTAGCGAGGGGCCGGTGCGTGAGGCCCTGGCAAAAGAGGGCCGGAAACTCTTGCTGACGGCTCACCGTCGTGAAAACTTGGGCGAGCCGATGCTGCGGATTTTCGGCGCCTTGGCCCGCCTTTTAGAGGATTTCCCGGATACCCAGTTGTTCTTCCCGGTGCATAAAAATCCTAAGGTTCGTGAAGCGGCGCAAAAGGTTCTTGGCGGTCATGACCGGGTTGTCTTTATGGAACCCTTGGATTATGAGCCCTTTGTTCATTTAATGAATGCAATGGACTTGATTTTAACCGATTCCGGCGGTCTCCAGGAAGAAGCGCCGTCATTGGGTAAGCCGGTGCTCGTTTTGCGCAATACCACTGAGCGTCCGGAGGCCGTTGAGGCGGGCACCGTCCGCCTGGTCGGCACCCATGAAGCGCCGATTTATGCAGCGGCCGCAGAATTATTAAGCAATCCGGCGGCTTATGCGGAAATGAGACATGCGGTGAACCCCTACGGAGATGGGGCTGCCTGTGCGCGCATCTTGAGTGCGCTGGCGCATCATTTCAACCTGGGAGACCGGCCGGAAGATTGGCAGTAG
- a CDS encoding AtpZ/AtpI family protein, whose product MTNGTWRPKLPRRPGSDAVWVRAFNVALSFGVTLGASLFIMWHIGQWLDDKFGTYFVFTFIGVVMAIITGFRFLLRELAHFEQAAEAKKSTDRLDEKGDGDE is encoded by the coding sequence ATGACCAACGGAACATGGCGGCCTAAGTTGCCGCGCCGTCCGGGATCGGATGCGGTTTGGGTACGCGCCTTTAATGTGGCGCTGTCCTTCGGCGTAACGTTGGGTGCTTCCCTTTTTATTATGTGGCACATCGGACAATGGCTGGATGACAAATTCGGGACCTATTTCGTCTTTACCTTTATTGGTGTGGTGATGGCGATTATAACGGGTTTTCGCTTTCTCTTGCGCGAGTTGGCGCATTTTGAGCAGGCGGCCGAGGCCAAAAAATCTACCGATCGGCTGGATGAGAAGGGAGACGGTGACGAATGA
- the atpB gene encoding F0F1 ATP synthase subunit A, translated as MFLAKPAYAGEEMGAPQILAGNDQWFISSDMVTMWVIMVLLALVCIIGTRHMRKHPSGLQNFLETVVELLHGMVVDIMGEKRAKRYGPFLMTFFLMILCSNYIGLLPLSGMHLPGYVAPTANLSVTAGLALIVIVGYFIIGFMDGRMAFIKHYFLTPMLPMNLLDTITRPLSLALRLYGNIFGEEMILGVLFGILPFFLPLPMYALSVMFGAIQAYVFTLLACIYWEEASNVEGH; from the coding sequence ATGTTCTTAGCAAAGCCGGCCTATGCCGGTGAGGAAATGGGCGCACCCCAGATTCTTGCCGGCAATGATCAATGGTTTATCTCCAGCGACATGGTCACCATGTGGGTTATCATGGTGCTTTTAGCTCTTGTCTGTATCATCGGGACGCGGCATATGCGCAAACATCCAAGCGGGCTGCAAAATTTTTTGGAGACCGTCGTGGAATTGTTGCACGGCATGGTGGTCGATATTATGGGCGAGAAAAGGGCAAAACGCTATGGGCCTTTCCTCATGACGTTTTTCCTGATGATTTTATGCTCTAACTATATCGGGCTCTTGCCGCTGTCCGGAATGCACCTTCCGGGCTACGTCGCACCAACAGCCAACTTATCGGTTACCGCAGGCTTGGCCCTTATTGTCATCGTTGGTTATTTCATCATTGGCTTTATGGATGGGCGCATGGCGTTTATCAAGCATTACTTTTTAACGCCGATGCTGCCGATGAACTTGTTGGATACCATCACAAGGCCCTTGTCGCTGGCGCTGCGTCTTTACGGCAACATCTTCGGTGAAGAAATGATCCTCGGCGTGTTGTTCGGCATTTTGCCGTTTTTCCTACCGCTGCCGATGTATGCTTTATCGGTGATGTTTGGCGCCATTCAAGCCTATGTCTTTACGTTGCTGGCTTGTATTTACTGGGAAGAAGCATCTAATGTAGAAGGGCACTAA
- the atpE gene encoding ATP synthase F0 subunit C: MEMTMGLIAIGMGLAIGLGALGVGIGQGIATGHATEAMARQPELVGTIRTTFIIGLAFMEAAVIYALLIAFMLFGKIG; the protein is encoded by the coding sequence ATGGAAATGACAATGGGTTTAATTGCAATCGGTATGGGCTTGGCCATTGGGCTGGGCGCTTTGGGTGTCGGTATCGGGCAGGGGATTGCCACCGGGCACGCAACTGAAGCTATGGCACGTCAACCGGAATTGGTCGGCACCATTCGGACAACGTTCATTATCGGTTTGGCCTTCATGGAAGCAGCTGTCATTTACGCCTTGCTGATCGCCTTCATGCTCTTCGGTAAAATCGGTTAA
- the atpF gene encoding F0F1 ATP synthase subunit B — MELSLPQIIAAIVNFFVLLVILKVFLYKPVFGMLEARKEEIDQNLSEAERARQEAEELKQKYEVELKEANTKAQAIINEATELGEKNRAGLIAEARTEILRLNERAKADIARETEQAALRLRADVANIAIDAAESVLRREVSQAEHQALLDSFIAEEIETGIAK; from the coding sequence TTGGAACTATCCTTACCGCAAATTATTGCCGCTATCGTCAACTTCTTTGTGCTCTTGGTCATTTTAAAAGTGTTTCTTTACAAGCCGGTCTTCGGTATGTTGGAAGCACGTAAAGAGGAAATCGACCAAAATCTCAGCGAAGCGGAGCGCGCGCGTCAGGAAGCCGAAGAACTGAAACAAAAGTATGAAGTTGAGCTGAAAGAAGCCAATACAAAAGCACAGGCCATTATCAACGAGGCCACCGAACTGGGCGAGAAAAATCGCGCAGGCTTGATTGCAGAGGCTCGGACTGAGATTTTACGGTTGAACGAACGGGCCAAAGCAGACATTGCCCGGGAAACGGAACAAGCTGCTTTACGCTTGCGGGCCGACGTGGCCAATATTGCCATTGATGCGGCGGAAAGCGTCCTCAGACGTGAGGTCAGCCAAGCGGAACATCAGGCCCTTTTGGACAGCTTTATCGCAGAGGAAATTGAGACGGGGATAGCCAAATGA
- the atpH gene encoding ATP synthase F1 subunit delta translates to MRDMKLAKRYAQALMSLSDKAEEREAVAQDFELVIDTFHKNEELSAVYTGVQFSNVDKKAVVRKIFDDTISTEMLHFLLLLVDKSRTAYIFDIYAAFQQLMDEMRGIVDMTLETAFALDDASFERVREHLSQASGKNVRLSVTVNPELICGVKVRYGDYIIDSSVKARLEALRATMVQGHKQTEVRDN, encoded by the coding sequence ATGAGAGATATGAAGCTCGCCAAACGCTACGCCCAAGCGCTCATGTCCCTTTCGGACAAAGCGGAAGAACGGGAAGCCGTTGCCCAGGATTTTGAATTGGTTATCGATACCTTTCATAAAAACGAAGAATTGAGCGCCGTCTATACCGGGGTTCAGTTCTCCAACGTGGATAAAAAAGCCGTGGTGCGCAAGATCTTTGATGATACGATCAGCACGGAAATGCTTCATTTTCTACTGCTCTTGGTTGATAAATCCCGCACCGCTTATATTTTTGACATTTATGCAGCCTTTCAGCAACTCATGGATGAGATGCGGGGCATTGTGGATATGACGCTGGAAACCGCCTTTGCCTTGGATGATGCTTCCTTTGAACGTGTTCGGGAGCACTTGTCTCAAGCCAGCGGTAAAAACGTCCGCCTGAGTGTGACGGTGAACCCGGAGCTTATTTGCGGGGTCAAAGTCCGCTATGGTGACTATATTATCGACAGCTCTGTAAAGGCAAGACTGGAAGCCTTGCGTGCAACGATGGTGCAAGGCCATAAACAAACGGAGGTGAGGGACAATTGA
- the atpA gene encoding F0F1 ATP synthase subunit alpha, whose product MSIRPDEISAILKEQIRHYDQAVETSEVGTVIEVGDGIARVHGLSNAMVNELLEFPGGVQGMAQNLEEDNIGCIILGKFDHIKDGDPVKRTGRIVEVPVGEALIGRVVNAIGEPIDGKGDIETDRTRPVENVASGVITRQEVNQPLQTGLKAIDSLVPIGRGQRELIIGDRQTGKTAIAIDAIINQRGQDVICIYVAIGQKASTVANVVSQLESFGAMDYTIVVAATAAEPAPMLYLAPYAGAAMGEEFMFNGKDVLIVYDDLSKQAVAYREISLLLRRPPGREAYPGDVFYLHSRLLERAAKLEDKYGGGSMTALPIIETQASDVSAYIPTNVISITDGQIFLETDLFYAGIRPAINAGISVSRVGGSAQIKAMKKIAGNLRIDLAQYNELKAFAQFGSDLDASTKATLARGERITELLKQKQYSPMAVEDQVVAIYAVSRGHVDDIPVDELARFEHELLGYMKGGKYADSVLKVIRETGKLPEEAEAALKEAIETFKEGFSV is encoded by the coding sequence TTGAGCATCAGACCAGATGAAATCAGTGCGATCTTAAAAGAACAAATCCGCCACTACGATCAGGCTGTTGAAACCTCCGAAGTGGGTACTGTTATAGAGGTCGGGGACGGGATTGCCCGTGTACACGGCCTGTCAAACGCTATGGTCAACGAGCTCCTTGAATTTCCCGGCGGCGTGCAAGGCATGGCGCAAAACTTGGAAGAAGATAACATTGGTTGTATTATTTTAGGGAAATTTGACCACATCAAAGACGGCGACCCGGTTAAACGCACCGGTCGCATCGTGGAAGTTCCGGTGGGCGAAGCCCTGATCGGGCGTGTGGTCAATGCCATCGGTGAACCGATTGATGGCAAGGGCGATATTGAAACGGACCGGACCCGTCCGGTGGAAAATGTGGCCTCCGGCGTTATTACCCGCCAGGAAGTTAATCAACCGCTGCAAACCGGTTTAAAGGCCATCGATTCCCTGGTGCCGATTGGGCGCGGGCAGCGTGAACTTATCATTGGGGACCGTCAAACCGGCAAGACAGCGATTGCCATTGACGCTATTATTAATCAGCGGGGACAAGATGTTATCTGCATTTATGTGGCCATCGGTCAAAAAGCGTCTACGGTTGCCAATGTGGTCAGCCAGCTTGAAAGCTTTGGGGCCATGGATTACACCATCGTTGTTGCCGCTACTGCCGCTGAACCGGCACCGATGCTCTACTTGGCCCCCTATGCCGGGGCTGCCATGGGCGAAGAATTTATGTTTAATGGCAAAGACGTCTTGATCGTTTATGACGATTTGTCCAAGCAAGCGGTGGCCTATCGTGAAATATCGCTGCTCTTGCGCCGTCCGCCGGGACGTGAAGCCTACCCCGGGGATGTTTTTTACCTGCATTCACGCCTTTTGGAGCGGGCTGCAAAACTGGAAGATAAGTACGGCGGCGGCTCAATGACCGCCTTGCCGATTATTGAAACTCAGGCCTCAGACGTTTCCGCTTATATTCCGACCAACGTAATCTCCATTACCGACGGTCAGATTTTCTTGGAAACAGACTTATTTTACGCCGGTATCCGTCCGGCCATTAACGCCGGTATTTCCGTATCCCGTGTCGGCGGTTCGGCACAGATCAAGGCCATGAAAAAAATCGCCGGGAACTTGCGGATCGACTTGGCGCAATACAATGAATTAAAGGCCTTTGCGCAATTCGGCAGCGATTTGGATGCGTCCACCAAAGCCACCCTGGCCCGCGGGGAACGCATTACCGAATTGCTCAAACAAAAGCAGTACAGCCCCATGGCAGTCGAAGACCAGGTTGTGGCCATCTATGCCGTTAGCCGTGGTCATGTCGATGACATTCCCGTGGATGAATTGGCGCGCTTTGAACATGAGCTCTTGGGCTATATGAAGGGCGGAAAATACGCCGATAGCGTTTTAAAAGTGATTCGTGAAACAGGGAAGCTGCCGGAAGAGGCAGAGGCTGCTTTAAAAGAAGCCATCGAAACCTTTAAAGAAGGCTTTTCCGTTTAG
- the atpG gene encoding ATP synthase F1 subunit gamma translates to MAKTREIKRRMQSVTNTRQITSAMKMVSASKLRRAQGFVGAGEQYRDKLKQVIGEVAHVGGMSFDSLLLKARPVKRAGFMVFASNKGLAGGYNSSLLNFALAEVQKVEAEGIDIGIMAVGRKAADFFKKRGYQVDLAALDTVDIPEMSDSEALARYITSAYTSEQYDQVTVIYQKFKSAMSQTPVAVPILPFQTKEVEEDEESKTFHDDYIFEPNAAEILEALLPLYLSNQLYAALVDAKVGEHGARMTAMTAATDNATDLLATLEISFNRARQTAITNEITEIVAGADALG, encoded by the coding sequence ATGGCGAAAACCAGAGAGATAAAACGGCGGATGCAAAGCGTTACCAATACCCGTCAGATCACCTCCGCCATGAAAATGGTTTCTGCTTCTAAATTGCGCCGGGCGCAAGGCTTTGTGGGCGCAGGAGAACAGTATCGTGACAAATTGAAGCAAGTCATCGGGGAAGTGGCGCATGTTGGCGGGATGAGTTTTGACAGCCTGCTCTTAAAAGCGCGCCCGGTGAAACGCGCCGGATTTATGGTCTTTGCCTCAAATAAGGGCTTGGCCGGTGGATACAACAGCAGCTTGCTGAATTTTGCCTTGGCTGAAGTGCAAAAAGTTGAAGCAGAAGGCATTGATATCGGCATTATGGCCGTTGGTCGCAAAGCTGCCGATTTTTTCAAAAAGCGGGGCTATCAGGTGGACCTGGCCGCCCTGGATACAGTCGATATCCCTGAAATGAGCGACTCAGAAGCCCTGGCGCGGTACATTACCAGTGCTTATACATCCGAGCAATACGATCAAGTCACGGTCATTTATCAAAAATTCAAATCGGCCATGAGCCAAACCCCTGTGGCGGTACCTATATTGCCGTTTCAGACAAAAGAAGTGGAAGAGGATGAAGAAAGCAAAACTTTCCACGATGACTATATCTTTGAACCCAATGCCGCCGAAATTCTGGAAGCGCTGCTGCCGCTTTATTTATCCAATCAGCTTTATGCCGCATTGGTTGATGCAAAAGTCGGCGAACACGGGGCGCGCATGACAGCCATGACAGCCGCCACCGATAACGCCACAGACCTTTTGGCCACACTGGAAATTTCCTTTAACCGAGCGCGTCAAACGGCAATTACAAACGAGATTACGGAAATTGTTGCCGGCGCCGATGCCCTGGGTTAA